The Urbifossiella limnaea nucleotide sequence ACGGCGGCCGGGTCGGTCAGGTCGGCGGCCGAGGCGGACGCGGCCTCGCCGGGCTCTGCCATTCGGAGCAGAACGGTGTTCACGTCGAGCTCGGCGAGTCGGTCGGCGAGTTCGCGGGCGGTGCCGAGGCGGTCGTCGGTGATGACCAGCGTGCCGGCCGGCGGCGCGAACCGCGGCCGCGCCGGGAGCGGGGCGTCGACGAGCCGCACGACGAGCCGCTGCACGTCACTGGAGCGCGTGCCGGGTCGCGGTTCGGCGGGGGCGTCGTGCTTGCCGTTCGCCGACGGGGCCGGCACGGCCGACGGCGACGCGGCCGGCGCCGCGTCGGCGAGCGCACCGGCGACATAGTCCGCGATCCCGCGGATGGTCTTGATGACGGACAGCTTCTCCATCTCGAGATTCGGCGGGGAGTCGCCGGCCGCGGCCTCGATCCCTTCGGCCAACGCCCCCAGCACTTCGACGCGCTTGATCGAATCGACGCCCAGATCGGCTTCCAGGTCCAGGTCGATGCTCAGTGCCTCTTTCGGGTAGCCGGTACGGTCGCTGACCAGATCGAGCAACCGGGCGACGAGGGCATCGCGGTCGAGGGCCGGGGCGGCGGGTTTCGCGGGGGCAGGCTCGTACTTGCCGATCGCTTCGTGCTTGCCGTTCGTTTCGTACTTGCCGCTCGCTGCGGGCGCGGGAACGACCGCGACCGGCGGGGGGGCGATGGGCCGGGCCGGTGCGGGCGGCGCCAACCGTGCCGCGATCGGCGGCGGGAGCACGGGGGCCGGCGCGGCCGCGTGGCCGTTCGCACTCGGGGCAGGAAGGGGGGCGCCGCCGAAGTAGCCGAGCATGACGCTCCGCTGTGTGTCCAGGAACTTCGCCATCACGTCCTGGAAGCGAGCCATCACCTGAGCCGCGCCGTCGGGCAGCGGCCCGGTCGCGGCGGGGAGGAGCGTGGGGGGCGTCGGGGTGTGCATCGGCGCTCGCGGGGTCGGGGTGGCGTCTCGGGGTGTAGCGGGCGGTGGGGCGGGTTTAGCCGTGGGCGCGGCGGGCACAGACTTCGGGACTTCGAGGGTACGGGCGGGCGGCTCCGCACGCGGCGGTAGCGCCTGGCCCAGAAGCCGCGGCTCGGGCCCGTTCACCGGCCGGCTGCGGACGCCGTTCACGACCCACGCCGTCGCCGGTGGCTTCGGCTTGCCGGTGTCGGCGCTGAGCTTCGACGCGTCGAACGGCTTCACGCCGCGGCCCTGGAACAATCGGTCCAGCTGCACGGGCACGCCGGCCGCGAGCAGGTGTGCGAGGGCATGGCACAGCTGCACCAGGCCGGGCCGCCCCTTCTGGTCGGTCGCGACGGCGACGTGCGGCTTGCCCGCTAGCACTTGACCCGCGAGCCCGGTGAGCACCGCGCCCGGACCGACCTCCACGAACACGCGGGCGCCGGCGGCGTACATCGCCTCCACCTCGTCGGCGAATTTCACCGGCGAGACGAGGTGCTCGGCCAGCAACTTCGACGGGTCGGTGCCGTGCGGGGCGGCCGTGGTGTTCGAGTACACCGGCTTCCGCGGGGCGCTCCACTCGGCGGCGGCGAGGGCCGTCGCCAGCGGCTGCTTCGCGGCGGCGATCAGCGGCGAGTGGAAGCCGCAGGCCACGGGGATGCGCTGGTGCCGGACCTTCGCGGCGTCCAGCTTCGCGGCCGCGGCGGCGAGCCCGGCGTCGGTGCCGGCGAGAACCGTTTGGTGAGGCGAGTTGTGGTTGGCGACCCACACGCCCTCCACGCCCGTGAGGAGCGGGTCGAGCACGGCGGGAGTGGCGTCGGCGGCGAGCATCCCGCCGGCGGCGCTCCCCGCGGCGTCGCGGATGACGCGGCCGCGCTCGTAGGACAGTGCCAGGAAGTCGTCGTCGGTCAGCGCCCCGGCCGCGGCGAGGGCCGCGTACTCGCCGTAGCTGTGACCCGCGAGCACGTCCGCCTCGACGCCGAGGGCGGACAGCAGCCGCGCCATGCCCAGCGACGCCGCACCGATGGCCGGCTGGGCGACCTCGGTCCGCTGCAGTTCCGTGCGGTTGTGAGCTTCCTGCTCCGGGCCGAACGGCGACGGCGGGAACACGAACCGGCCGAGCGGCTTCTCCAGCCTCCCGCCCAGCACGCGGTCCGCGGTGTCGAGTACCTGCCGCACTTCCGAGAAGGCCATCGCCGGCTGCGCGAGCATGTCGGGGTACTGGGACCCTTGACCCGGGAACAGGAACGCCACCGAAGCCGCTTGCGGCTTCGCGTTGAAGGTCACGCCGCGCGGGTCGCTCGCGGCGTCCTCCTTCTTCGCCAGCAGATCCAGCGCGACGCCGAGCCGCTCCTTCAGCTCCGCGAGCGAGGCGGCGACCACGGCGAGCGTCGGCTGCCCGACGCCGGCGCGGCTCGCCTGCCACACCGAAGCCGCGAGGTCGGCGAGTGCCGGTTCCGCGCCAGCGGCGAGGGCGTCACGGCAGTGCGTCACGGCCGTTATGAGGCCGGCGCGGTCGGGGCGGCGCCACACGAACAGCTCGGCCGGCCAGGCCCGCAGGCCGCTTTCGGGGCGGTCGAGGTAGTCGCCGGTGTACTCCTCCAGCACGGTGTGGAAGTTCGTGCCGCCGAAGCCGAACGCGCTCACCCCGGCCGTCCGCGGGTGGGCGGCGCCGTGGACCCAAGGCCGGGCCTCGGTGTTGAGGTACAGCGGGCCGCCGTCCAGGTTTGCCTTCGGGTTCGGCTTCTCGACCAGCGTCGGCGGCAGCACCTTGTAGTGGAGCGCGTAGGCCGTCTTGATCAACCCCGCGAGCCCGGCGGCACACTTGCTGTGGCCGATCATCGACTTCACCGAGCCGATCGCGCACGACTGCGCGTCTGCCCCCGCGTCGCGCAGCAGTTGGCCGATCGCCCGCGCCTCCGTCTGGTCGCCGACGACGGTGCCGGTGCCGTGCGCCTCGACGAGGCCGACGTTCGCCGGGTTCACCCGGGCCTGGGCGTAGGCGCGGTGCAGGGCCCGCAGCTGGCCCTCGGCCCGCGGCGCCGTCAGCCCCTTGTCGCGGCCGTCGCTGCTCGCGCCCACGCCCTTGATGACGGAATAGATGCGGTCGCCGTCGCGCTCGGCGTCGGCGAGCCGCTTCAGGACCGCGACGCCGACGCCCTCCGCGAGCGCGATCCCGTCGGCGTCGGCGTCGAACGGGCGGCAGCGGCCCTTCGGGCTGAGGGCATGCGTCTTCGAGAACGCGACGTACGCGTACGGCGTCTGCACCGCGTCGCCGCCCATCACGATGGCCACGTCGCTGGTGCCGTCCTGCAGCTCGCGGACGCCGGCGTAGAGCGCGGCCAGCGACGAGCCGCACGCCGCGTCGATGGCCATGTTCGGCCCGCCGAGGTTGAACCGGTTCGCCACCCGGCCGGCGGCGACGTTCAGCAGGATGCCCGGGAACGAGTCTTCGGTCCACTCGGGGAGCATTCCCTCCCCCAGCGCGATGATCGTGTCAGACGTGACGGGCATGCCCGGGATCGACTCCATCAGCGGCATGCACGCCCGGAACCCGTAGGACACCGACAGCGGCATCCCGCCCCCGCCGACGCCCAGGATGGCGCACGTCCGCTCACGGGCGAACGGCCGGTCGAGGTAGCCGGCGTCGCCGAGCGCCTGGTTCACCGCTTCGAGGAGCAGCAACTGGAGCGGTTCGATGCTCGGGATCGACCTCGGCGTGATGCCGTACTTCAGCGGGTCGAACAGCACGTCCGACATGAACCCGCCCCACTTCGACACCATCTTGTCGCGGGCGCGCGGGTCGGGGTCGTAGTACGGCCGCCAGTCCCAGTGCGTCGGCGGGATCTCGATCACCGCGTTCGTCTTGCCGAGGATGTTCCGCCAGTACGACTCGGCCCCGACCGCCTTCGGGTAGAAGCAACTCATCCCGACGACGGCGACGTCGCACGGCGGCGGGGCGGGCGGCTCCTCAACGGACGAATGACGAATGACGAATGACGATGCCGGCGGAGTGCACACGTCCGCGTGCAACTCGGCGACGGTGGTGACGCCGTCGCGGAGGGCGGCGACCTGGCCGATCATGTACATGCCGCGCGCGAACTGGTCGTCGCCCGAAACCGCCGCGAGTCCGGTGCCGGCGGCGCGGTCGACGCCCTTACTGGCGACGCGCAGCCGGCCGAGGTTCATCCGCTCCAGCGCCAGGCCCACGTCCAGCGGCGACTTCCCCTCGGCCCGCAGCCGGCGCTTCTCGGCCTCGAACGTCTCGGCGTACGGCGTTGGGATGCAGCGGATGGCGTGGCCCGGCCCCGTCTCCAGGAGCACCGTGTCGGCGCAGGCCAGCGCCTCGCGCTGGAAGCGATCCGTGATCGCGCCGCCGGCCACCGCCTCCGTCGTGAACAGGTACGCGGTGCCGAGCAGCACGCCGACTTTCACGCCGCGCTCGTTCAAGCCCGCGCTCAGCGCCGCGACCATTCCCGTCGACGTCGCGTCGTGGATCCCGCCGGCGAAGACGACGTGCAGCCCGTCGGCCGGTTTGCCGCCGGAGAGGTGGTGGGTCAGGACCTCGGCCATCGCCTCCCAGAGGGCGAAGCTGGCGCGCGGGCCGACGTGCCCGCCGCACTCGCGGCCCTCGAAGATGAAGCGGCGGGCACCGTCCTTGAGGAACTGGCGGAGCAGGCCCGGCGACGGCACGTGCAGGTACGTCGGGATGCCCTGCGATTCCAGCTCCTTCGCCTGATCCGGGCGGCCGCCGGCGATAACCGCGAACGGCGGCTTCGTGACGCGGATCGCGTCGAGCTGCTCGGTGCGGATCTCGGCCGGTACGAAGCCGAGGACGCCCACGCCCCACGGCTTGCTGCCGAGCCGGGCCTTGGTTTCCTTCAGCAGCGCTTCCGTCTCGGCCTTGCGGAGCAGGGCCAGCGCCAGGAACGGCAGCGCGCCGCCGGTGGCAACGGCGGCGGCGAACGCGGCTGTGTCGCTCACCCGGGTCATCGGCCCTTGGAGGATCGGGAACCGCGTCCCGTGCGAGGCGGCGAGCGGCCCCCCGGCGACCAGGTGCGGCGCCTTGCGGCTCAACTCGAACAGCCGGCCCGCCGACTCGCGGACGTGCTGGACGACGCCCGCGACGGTGACGCCCTTCGCCGCCAGCCCCGCGGCGAGAGCCACGTCCTGCCCGACCAGCCACGCGCCTTCCGCAACGCGGTCGCGCACCGCGGCCCGCCACGCGGCGGGGTCCGTCACCCGCTCCTCGTCGCGGATCAGCTCCTGCGCGGCGGCGTTGTCGGCCCGGCCGTACAGGCGCACCGCGTACCCGTGTCGCGCCCCGAGCACAACCGTTTCCCCGCCGTCGAGGCCGGCGACGCGCTTGCGGGCGGCGTCGCCCAGCGGCGACTCGCGCGTCAACAGCAGCTGCGAGTCGAGGACGACCCCGCGGGCCCCGGCCGCGAGGCACGCCGCCGCGGTGTGCGCGCCGACGCCACCCTGCACCCAGAACGGCAGCGACACGCCGGTCTTCGCCGCGTACTGCTTCCACACCTGCACCAGGATGAACGCCGTGTCCGCCCCGACGCGGCCGCCCGCCTCGTGCCCCTTCAGCACGACGCCGTCCACGCCCCAGGCCACCGCGGCGGCGATCTCCGTCCGGCTCACCACCTCGGCCAGCACTTCGACGCCGGCTTCGCGAAGCCGGCGGGTCGTGTCCGTATGATCGCCGTCGGCGAGGATCACCCACGCGGGTCGGCCGGCTGAAAGGACGAGCGGGAGAAGTTCCGCCGCGGTCGCGCCGAGTTTCACGCCGAACGGCCCGCGGCCGAGCCGGGCCAGGCGCTCGACCGCGGGCGCCACAAAGTCCGGGCTCGCGAATTCCAGGTCGAGCGTGCCGCGGGCGCCGGCGCGGGCTGCGGCGATCGCCAGCGACGGGTCGGGAGAGGCGGCAGGCGTCAGAACTAAAACGTCGCTCGAATCCATCACGCGTCTCGTGCGGCGGGCCGTGCTGCGGGCCGTAAGACCAATGCGTTATTATCCGCAAACTGCCGCGAGTTGGCAATTTGGGTAGTGTGGAAAACTACGGCATGCCCCGCGGTCCGGGTAATAGGGAGCGGTCAGACCGACCCGCGTTCCCGGCCGGTTTCGGGAGGGTCGGGTGGGTTGCATCTCCTGTGCCGGGTAGGAGGGCTCAACCGGCTGGGGCGATTCTGCCGATCCTGTCAAAAGGCGCGGGACGGGGAGTTCACGACCACGCCGGGGGGCGGGAGATGCGTAGATATTATCTCATTCTTGCGGGCGTGCTTCTCGCCACCGGTTGCGAGCGGTTCGTGGTCCGGACCGATAACCGCGTCGCCTTCGCTGGCCCCGTGGACACCAGGGTGACCACCGAACTGCCACCCGTCAGCCCGAACGCCGGGCCGGTCCGACCGGTGGTCGTCACGCCGGGTTCGTCCGTGTCGCGGGTAGCCCTCGTGGACGTGGACGGGCTCATCCTCAACACGCCGTTCGCCGGCTTCTCGTCGCTCGGGGAGAACCCGGTCGCCCTGTTCCGCGAGCGGCTCGACGCCGCCGAGGCGGACCCCTGCGTCAAGGCCGTGGTCGTCCGCATCAACAGCCACGGCGGCGGCGTGGCGGCGTGCATCGCCATGCGGCGCGACCTGGAGCGGTTCAAGAGCCGCTGCGGCAAGCCGGTCGTGGCGGCGCTGCTGGACACGGCCTGTGGCGGGGCGTACTACCTGGCTTCCGCCGCCGACCAGGTGGTGGCCACCGAGGGCACCGTGACCGGTGGCGTGGGCGTGGTGTTGAACCTGTTCAACCTGCAAGACCTGATGGCTCAGTTCAACGTCATCCCGCAGTCGATCAAGGCCGGCGACAAGGCCGACATCGGCAGCTCGGCCCGCCCCATCCAGCCGGAGGAGAAGCAACTCCTGCAGGCGATGGCCGACGAGTTCCACGGCCGGTTGGTGGCCGACGTCCGCAAGTCGCGCCCCGCCGCACGGGCGGACGTATTCGACGGCCGCATCCTTACCGGCACGCAGGCGAAGGCGCAGGGGCTCGTCGACCAGATCGGCGACCTCGACCACGCGGTCGCGGTCGCGGCCGGGCTCGGCTGCGGCGACGGCTTCCGCCCACAGGTCGTCATGTACCGGCGGGCCAACGACCCGGCGCACTCCGTCTACGCGGTCACAGCCAACGTGCCGCTCCAGGGGGCGGGGCTGCTCCCCAACATTCCCGGGCTCGACCGCTCCAAGTTGCCGACGTTCCTGAGCCTCTGGCAGCCAGAGCTCACGATGGAGAAGTTGGGCGGAAAGTAAGGCCGGCGTGGTGCCGAGCCTGGGGTCGCCCGGGCTCGGGCTTCCCACGCCTTGCTAAAATCGGGGTCAACCACCCGTGACCCCGCACCCATGTTCATCCACCAGCACCACCTCCGCCACCTGCTTCGCCCCGAGCACTACACGGCGGCGGAGCAGTACCGGGCCGAACTGCGGCACCTGTTCCTGCCGGCCTGGCACCCGGTCGCCGTCGTCGATCAGCTGGCGAAGCCGGGCGACTTCGTCTCGCTCGACCTGCTCGAAACGCCGATCCTGATTCGCAACTTCGATGGCCAGTTGCGGGCGTTCCTGAACGTCTGCCCGCACCGCCACAGCCGGCTGACCGACGAGCCGTGCGGGAACACCGAACGCCTCCGGTGCCGGTACCACGGGTGGGAGTTCCGCGAGGACGGCCGCACGGGGAAGATCCCGGACGCGCCCGCGTTCCGCCCCTGGGACCGGGAAAACTCCTGCCTCCGCCCCTTCGCCGTGGGCACCTGCGGCGACCTCGTCTTCGTCCGGCTGAGTGACACCGGCGTGTCACTCGACGACTGGCTCGCCCCGGTGCGCGGGCACTGGGAGAGTTACGGCGGCGCCTACCGCCACGCGGCGACCTGGGAAAAGGAGTTCCCCTGCAACTGGAAGGTGGTGCTGGAGAACTCGCTGGAGTCGTACCACATCCCCGAGGTGCACCCGAAGACGTTCAAGGAGTACCCGCCGGCCGAGAACGCGTGGCACGAACTGGCGGAGCGGTTCAGCTCGTTCAAGACGGTGCCCCCGCTCGACTTCGCCAGCCGGGCCATGAACTGGATGGTCCGGCGGCTCGGGGTGCCGGTGACGAACGAGTACTGGCACCGCGTGCTCCACCCGCACGCCACCGGCAGCTCGCTCGACATCTTCCGCATGATGCAGTGCGTCTTCCCCACGGGGCCGACGACGTGCCGCTACCGATGCATCCTGTTCACCCTGCGCGGCACCCGCCGCGGCCCGGTGGCGTGGGTGCTGGGCCGCTTCCTGAAGTGGATTGCGACTCGAATCGCGGTGCAGGTGTTCGACGAGGACGGGACGATCTACCGCGGCGTGCAGCGCGGCCTGGAGGCGAGCCCGTTCCCGGGCGTGATCGGCACCCGCGAGGAACGCGTCCACGCCTTCCAGCGGTACGTACTGGACCACACGCGCGGGCCGAGCGAACTGCCGCTGGCGGAAAAACTCTCCGGGTGAGCCGTTACTTTCGCCTGTCCGGGTAATGTTCCTGCATGGCCTGCTTCATTTCCCTCACGGCTCGCTCCAGCCCGACGAACACCGCGCGCGACACAATCGCGTGCCCGATGTTCAGCTCCTCGACGCCCGGGATGCGGACGACCGGCTTCACGTTGGTGTAGTTCAGCCCGTGCCCCAGGTGGACGTGCAGCCCGAGCCCGACGGCGTGGGCCGCCGCCGTGCGGAGCTTGGCGAGTTCGGCCGCGACGGCGTCCGCGCCGACCGCCTCGGAGTAACTCGCCGTCTGGAACTCGACGGCGTCCGCTCCCAGGTCCATCGCCTGATCGACCTGCGCCGGGTCTGGGTCGATGAACAGCGACACGTGGATTCCGGCGGCCTTCAGCTTCTCGACCGCCGGCCGCGTCTGGGCCTCGGTGCCGATCACGTCGAGACCGCCCTCCGTGGTCAGCTCCTGCCGCTTCTCGGGAACGAGCGTGGCCTCGTCCGGCTTCACCTTGAGGGCGATGGCGACGATCTCGTCGTAGGCGGCCAGTTCCAGGTTCAGCCGCGTGGCGACGGTCTCGCGGAGGAGGTACACGTCGCGGTCCTGGATGTGGCGACGGTCCTCGCGGAGGTGGACGGTGATGCCGTCGGCCCCGCCCAACTCGGCGAGGACGGCGGCCGCCACGGGGTCGGGCTCCTTCGCCCGCCGGGCCTGGCGGAGGGTGGCGACGTGGTCGATGTTGACGCCGAGGAGGATCACGGCGGGACCATGGGGCAGAGGCAGGGGACTGGAGTCAGAGATAGAGACAACGGGCGACACGAGGAGTTCGCCGCCGGCCTCTTTTTCTGCTTCCTGTCCCCTGTCCCCTGGATCAGCGGGCGTAGCGGGCCAGGTAATCGAGCACGTCGCGGTAGCGGGCCAGTTCGCGGACCAGGAGCCGGTACAGGAACACGCCCAGCACCACGCAGCCGACCCGTTCCAGCAGCGGGCTGACGATCGGGAACGAGAACCACACGGCGAAGAAGAAGTAGTTCAGCGCGAACAGGGCGAGCACCGCCGGCAGCGTGAACTGGAACACCCGGCTGACGCGGTACCGGCTGTCGAAGTACATCTGGAACGCCAGCCGCGCCTCGTCCAAGAGCTGCGCCAGGAACCACTTGCGGGCCGACGGGTCGGGGCCCGTCGGCGGGTGGAGCACGGCGCCGTCCGGCGGGGGCGGGGGGTCGGCGTTCAGGAGCGCCAGCGCCGTGGAGCGGCGCGACCGGGTCGGGGCCGGCAGGTCGTCGTCGTGCAGCGGTTCGGCCATGCCTCGGCCTCCGACGGGGGTGGGGCTAGGTTACCGGCCGGCCGCTTGCCGCTCAAGCCGACCCGGCCCGACTTCCGATTGACTGTCGGGCGGGTGCCACGGTATTGCCCCCGCACACGCCATACCAGAAGCCAGGCAAGGACGCCGGATGCCACCTCGAACGACCGTCGTCGGCGGGTGCGGGCACGTCGGCCTGCCGCTGGGCATCGCGTTCGCCGAGGCCGGGGCCGCGGTCACGCTCCTGGACACGCACGCCGGCCGGGTCGGTGAGGTGAACGCCGGGCGGATGCCGTTCCTCGAATGGGGCGCCGACGCCGCCCTCGCCCGCGCCCTCGACGCCGGCAGACTGACGGCGACGACCGACGCGGACTGCGTCAGCGCGGCCGAGGTCGTGGTCGTGACCATCGGCACGCCGGTGGACGAGTTTCTGGACCCGAAGGTCCGCACGTTCGACCGCGCGATGGACGACCTGCGCCACCGCCTGCGGCCGGGGCAGTTGCTCGTCCTGCGCAGCACCGTCTACCCCGGCATGACGGAGCGCCTGATCGCCCGCTTCCGCGACAGCGGGCCGGCCGTCGACGTCGCGTTCTGCCCCGAGCGTATCGCACAGGGGTACGCGCTGAAGGAGCTGTACGAGCTGCCGCAGATCGTCAGCGGCGGGTCGCCCGCCGCCGTCCGCCGCGCCAAGGACCTGTTCCGGCTGCTCACGCCCGACCTCGTCGAGCTGCCCCCGCGGGAGGCGGAGCTGGCGAAGCTGTTCGCCAACACGTACCGGTACGTCAACTTCGCCGTCTCGAACCAGCTGTACCTCATCGCCCAGCGGCACGGGGCCGACTTCGCCCGCATCCACGCCGCGGTCACGCACAAGTACCCGCGGCTGGGCGGCTTCCCGAAGGCCGGTTTCGCCGGCGGGCCGTGCCTGCTCAAGGACACGATGCAGCTGGCCGGGTTCAACCACAACTCGTTCCCGCTCGGCCAGGCGGCCATGATGGTGAACGAGGGGCTGCCCGCGGCGCTCGTGGACTTCGTGAAGCAGACGCGCGACCTGAGCCGCGACACGGCGGCGATCCTCGGCATGGCGTTCAAGGGGAACTGCGACGACCCGCGCGACTCGCTGTCGTACAAGCTCCGCAAGGTGCTGACGCTCGAGTGCCGCGAGGTGCTCTGCACCGACCCGTACGTCGCCGACCCGTCGTTCGTCACCGCCGACGAGGTGGTGCGGCGCGCGGACGTGGTGTTCGTCGGCGCCTGCCACGCCGAGTACAAGCACCTGCGGTTCCGCCAGCCGGTGATCGACGTGTTCGACTTCCTGCCCGCCCGCCCCGACGCCGCCCGCCAGGCCGCGTGACCGGAGGTTCGCCTTGAAGGTTCTCGTCACCGGCGCCGCGGGGTTCATCGGCACCTACGTGGTGAAGGAGCTGCTCGCCCACGGCCACGA carries:
- a CDS encoding type I polyketide synthase translates to MDSSDVLVLTPAASPDPSLAIAAARAGARGTLDLEFASPDFVAPAVERLARLGRGPFGVKLGATAAELLPLVLSAGRPAWVILADGDHTDTTRRLREAGVEVLAEVVSRTEIAAAVAWGVDGVVLKGHEAGGRVGADTAFILVQVWKQYAAKTGVSLPFWVQGGVGAHTAAACLAAGARGVVLDSQLLLTRESPLGDAARKRVAGLDGGETVVLGARHGYAVRLYGRADNAAAQELIRDEERVTDPAAWRAAVRDRVAEGAWLVGQDVALAAGLAAKGVTVAGVVQHVRESAGRLFELSRKAPHLVAGGPLAASHGTRFPILQGPMTRVSDTAAFAAAVATGGALPFLALALLRKAETEALLKETKARLGSKPWGVGVLGFVPAEIRTEQLDAIRVTKPPFAVIAGGRPDQAKELESQGIPTYLHVPSPGLLRQFLKDGARRFIFEGRECGGHVGPRASFALWEAMAEVLTHHLSGGKPADGLHVVFAGGIHDATSTGMVAALSAGLNERGVKVGVLLGTAYLFTTEAVAGGAITDRFQREALACADTVLLETGPGHAIRCIPTPYAETFEAEKRRLRAEGKSPLDVGLALERMNLGRLRVASKGVDRAAGTGLAAVSGDDQFARGMYMIGQVAALRDGVTTVAELHADVCTPPASSFVIRHSSVEEPPAPPPCDVAVVGMSCFYPKAVGAESYWRNILGKTNAVIEIPPTHWDWRPYYDPDPRARDKMVSKWGGFMSDVLFDPLKYGITPRSIPSIEPLQLLLLEAVNQALGDAGYLDRPFARERTCAILGVGGGGMPLSVSYGFRACMPLMESIPGMPVTSDTIIALGEGMLPEWTEDSFPGILLNVAAGRVANRFNLGGPNMAIDAACGSSLAALYAGVRELQDGTSDVAIVMGGDAVQTPYAYVAFSKTHALSPKGRCRPFDADADGIALAEGVGVAVLKRLADAERDGDRIYSVIKGVGASSDGRDKGLTAPRAEGQLRALHRAYAQARVNPANVGLVEAHGTGTVVGDQTEARAIGQLLRDAGADAQSCAIGSVKSMIGHSKCAAGLAGLIKTAYALHYKVLPPTLVEKPNPKANLDGGPLYLNTEARPWVHGAAHPRTAGVSAFGFGGTNFHTVLEEYTGDYLDRPESGLRAWPAELFVWRRPDRAGLITAVTHCRDALAAGAEPALADLAASVWQASRAGVGQPTLAVVAASLAELKERLGVALDLLAKKEDAASDPRGVTFNAKPQAASVAFLFPGQGSQYPDMLAQPAMAFSEVRQVLDTADRVLGGRLEKPLGRFVFPPSPFGPEQEAHNRTELQRTEVAQPAIGAASLGMARLLSALGVEADVLAGHSYGEYAALAAAGALTDDDFLALSYERGRVIRDAAGSAAGGMLAADATPAVLDPLLTGVEGVWVANHNSPHQTVLAGTDAGLAAAAAKLDAAKVRHQRIPVACGFHSPLIAAAKQPLATALAAAEWSAPRKPVYSNTTAAPHGTDPSKLLAEHLVSPVKFADEVEAMYAAGARVFVEVGPGAVLTGLAGQVLAGKPHVAVATDQKGRPGLVQLCHALAHLLAAGVPVQLDRLFQGRGVKPFDASKLSADTGKPKPPATAWVVNGVRSRPVNGPEPRLLGQALPPRAEPPARTLEVPKSVPAAPTAKPAPPPATPRDATPTPRAPMHTPTPPTLLPAATGPLPDGAAQVMARFQDVMAKFLDTQRSVMLGYFGGAPLPAPSANGHAAAPAPVLPPPIAARLAPPAPARPIAPPPVAVVPAPAASGKYETNGKHEAIGKYEPAPAKPAAPALDRDALVARLLDLVSDRTGYPKEALSIDLDLEADLGVDSIKRVEVLGALAEGIEAAAGDSPPNLEMEKLSVIKTIRGIADYVAGALADAAPAASPSAVPAPSANGKHDAPAEPRPGTRSSDVQRLVVRLVDAPLPARPRFAPPAGTLVITDDRLGTARELADRLAELDVNTVLLRMAEPGEAASASAADLTDPAAVEGVLARVREKCGPIAGLVHLLPLAEAPEGEAPSARASREVKSLYLLARGLETDIRAAGKAGSAVLLAVTGMGGRMGYGGELPAAFSPTHGGVAGFAKCLGYEWPEATVRVVDVDPEVPAPRLVEQLLAELGDPDGPLEVGRDGDDRVTWQVEPGPLDTDTPVVDLGPTDTVLVTGGARGITAKIALEIAARYRSRLVLVGSSPAPADEPADTVKLTTPAEIKAALLKRTPGAKPAAVEAEFKRLVKDREIRGNLDAIRAAGSAVEYRSVDVRDAAAFAALIAEVQPTGVIHGAGVIEDKLLKDKTPESFDRVFGTKVESAFTLARTLDPARTKFLSLYASITSRYGNRGQSDYAAANEVLSKLACQLDAEWPGRVVSVAWGPWAEVGMVADLEKHLVARGLKLIAPAVGARFAVDEVVYGGKGEAEVVVAGGTEHAGRPGQAAPAELATVGAE
- a CDS encoding S49 family peptidase, which codes for MTTELPPVSPNAGPVRPVVVTPGSSVSRVALVDVDGLILNTPFAGFSSLGENPVALFRERLDAAEADPCVKAVVVRINSHGGGVAACIAMRRDLERFKSRCGKPVVAALLDTACGGAYYLASAADQVVATEGTVTGGVGVVLNLFNLQDLMAQFNVIPQSIKAGDKADIGSSARPIQPEEKQLLQAMADEFHGRLVADVRKSRPAARADVFDGRILTGTQAKAQGLVDQIGDLDHAVAVAAGLGCGDGFRPQVVMYRRANDPAHSVYAVTANVPLQGAGLLPNIPGLDRSKLPTFLSLWQPELTMEKLGGK
- a CDS encoding aromatic ring-hydroxylating oxygenase subunit alpha; protein product: MFIHQHHLRHLLRPEHYTAAEQYRAELRHLFLPAWHPVAVVDQLAKPGDFVSLDLLETPILIRNFDGQLRAFLNVCPHRHSRLTDEPCGNTERLRCRYHGWEFREDGRTGKIPDAPAFRPWDRENSCLRPFAVGTCGDLVFVRLSDTGVSLDDWLAPVRGHWESYGGAYRHAATWEKEFPCNWKVVLENSLESYHIPEVHPKTFKEYPPAENAWHELAERFSSFKTVPPLDFASRAMNWMVRRLGVPVTNEYWHRVLHPHATGSSLDIFRMMQCVFPTGPTTCRYRCILFTLRGTRRGPVAWVLGRFLKWIATRIAVQVFDEDGTIYRGVQRGLEASPFPGVIGTREERVHAFQRYVLDHTRGPSELPLAEKLSG
- a CDS encoding pyridoxine 5'-phosphate synthase encodes the protein MILLGVNIDHVATLRQARRAKEPDPVAAAVLAELGGADGITVHLREDRRHIQDRDVYLLRETVATRLNLELAAYDEIVAIALKVKPDEATLVPEKRQELTTEGGLDVIGTEAQTRPAVEKLKAAGIHVSLFIDPDPAQVDQAMDLGADAVEFQTASYSEAVGADAVAAELAKLRTAAAHAVGLGLHVHLGHGLNYTNVKPVVRIPGVEELNIGHAIVSRAVFVGLERAVREMKQAMQEHYPDRRK
- a CDS encoding nucleotide sugar dehydrogenase; translation: MPPRTTVVGGCGHVGLPLGIAFAEAGAAVTLLDTHAGRVGEVNAGRMPFLEWGADAALARALDAGRLTATTDADCVSAAEVVVVTIGTPVDEFLDPKVRTFDRAMDDLRHRLRPGQLLVLRSTVYPGMTERLIARFRDSGPAVDVAFCPERIAQGYALKELYELPQIVSGGSPAAVRRAKDLFRLLTPDLVELPPREAELAKLFANTYRYVNFAVSNQLYLIAQRHGADFARIHAAVTHKYPRLGGFPKAGFAGGPCLLKDTMQLAGFNHNSFPLGQAAMMVNEGLPAALVDFVKQTRDLSRDTAAILGMAFKGNCDDPRDSLSYKLRKVLTLECREVLCTDPYVADPSFVTADEVVRRADVVFVGACHAEYKHLRFRQPVIDVFDFLPARPDAARQAA